The following DNA comes from Candidatus Omnitrophota bacterium.
TTCTATCCGCCCATCTGGGAATTGATGAGATGATAGCGTTGGATGGAATATGACGTTTAACATCGAAGAAGGGGCGGCTCGTCCGTCCCTTCTTTTTTGATAGGTTTTTTTCTATGAGGAAATAACGTCTTTGTCTTTGCGATGGAACGCGATAGAATGCTCTTCAACTCATGATCGCATGAGAAAATAGGGAGAATAATGAATGACCCAGCAGACCGACGGCATGGAGTTTTGGGAAAAAGCGGGCGAAGCCGGATATTTGAAAGCTTATGGCAATAGTCAATCTTATCGTTATGTTACTATGCGAATCTACGATCTGGCTTTGCAAATCGCGGATCGTTTGGTTATAAATGAAAATTCCAGCGTCTTGGACATCGGCTGCGGCGACGGCTTATTTTCCAAAGAATATTTATCCAAAAAATATCGTCATGTAACCGGTTACGATTTTTCCCACGCCTCCATCGAAAGCGCAAAAACGAATTGTCCTGCAAATATTCATTTCGAGCGGCGCGACGTATCGCAATTGGAATTCGATCCCGCCAACCGCTATGACGCCGCTTTCTTGGTCGGCATTCTGCATCATGTAAAAAAAGACGCTCCCGGCGTCATCCAACGGCTTTCGCAAGTATGCCCAAAAATAATCGTTCTCGAGCCGGTGCGGAATATTATAAGAATATTGTTGGAATGTTTGCCCGTTTATAAAGAAGCGGGTGAGGATAGTTTTTATTTTAAGGATTTATGCGCCATTTTTCATAACGCTTCCTATCGCATGACGGAATGCCATAAAATCGGCTTCGTCCCTAATTTTCTGCCAGATAAGTTGCTGCCTTTATTCAAAATAATCGAAAGCATTATGGAAAGGAATCGAGTTTTAGGACTCCTATGCAGCGTTCGCGCTATTGGATTGATTCGGGAAGAGTAAAAAGAAAAACTTATCGACGTTGTATCTTATTTTTTATATACTAAGGATGGAACAATTGCTAACGGAGGATAAACCAATGCCCAAATCCATCGTACGCGGAAATGTGGTTTTGATATTGGACAGCCAGCGGCTCGTCATCAATCGCGGCGCCGAACACGGCGTTTCGGTGGGCGACCGCTTTTATATATACCAACTCGGCCAGGAAATTACCGATCCCGTCAAGAACGCTTCCCTCGGCGAGATCGAATGGATCAAGGCGGAAGTGGAAGCGATCAACGTGCAGGAAAAAATGACGTTGGTCATGTCTTTGCGCCGGGACCGGCCATCCTCGGCGGGTTCCGTCCTTTCCTCAACTCTTGCCCAAACCCATTCCGGCGTCTCCGCTGCATCGAGTCTGGACCGCGAGAACTTATCGGTGCGACAGGATCAGATCAGCGGATCGACTCAGTTGACACCCATCGCCATCGGCGATTGCGTACGCTCGGTTCGACTCATTGAATCCGTTGGCTAAAGCAGCGCCGCCGATCGAAGGATATCTCATAGGATTCTTCCCAAGTCATAAAAGGAGGGGGATTGCGCTATGTTTTCCATTTCAATATCGCAAAGGATCGTGTTAGTCATAGCGATGGGGATGTTTCTATGCGTTTCGGCGCAAGCGCAAGAGGTTGTCGTTTATGACGCTTCCGGCGATTCCGCCGATTTGACAGGGCAGACCGATTTCGACGATCTCGACGCTCGCCAGCTGGCTGTACATTGGAATTATGCGGGCGATCTTCCGGTTACGGAATGGCACGTTTACGTCAAGCGCGGCGACGGCGGCTATTTCTATTTAGGCCGCGCAGGCGACGGCGCGGCGCGGGATTACGTTTGGAACAATCCCGACGTGAATACGCAATATCAATTCCGCGTGTGGGGATTGTACAAAAATGAAAGCGGCCAATCGCAGCGAGTGGTTTTAAGCCAGGCGGGGCCGATGGGATACAATCTGACGGGCGGCTCTGCCATTAAATTGAAAAAGATCGCCAATCCCGACGATCTCGCCGACGGCAAGGCGATCGTAACTGACGACCTCTTCCATGGAACCGACCTCAGCGTCGGTGAGGACAAAGATGCAACTTTGGAACGGGCGCTGGCATTGAAATGGAATCCCGGCGCGGGCGATTTTTACGATTGCCATGCGTTCGTCAGCACCGACGGCGTGAATTATTCCTTCCTGGGCCAGACGGGCGCCAGCGATCTATTTTACTTCCGCTTCGACGCCAATGAAACATTTCTTCTGGACGCCGCCTGGAAAGATGGACCGCAATCCGGCGTTACGTATTGGTTTCGCTTATATGCGTTGAAAAACGACGGCGGGCGGGTGATTATGAATGCGGGACCCGTCGCGTTCAACTTGGAATCTACCGCAACGCTCACGCCGACGCCTACGCCGATTTTACACAAATTCGAATCGTTCGCGATGAATTTCGATTCAATCTCCCAACTGCCCGGCGGCGGCATTTCCACGGTTACGTCGTCTGTAGAAACGAAAAATCAATTGATCGCCGAGGGACGAATGCCTGCGGATAATGAGATTTATCCTTGGACGATTATTACAACCGGCGCCGATCCCAGCTACGGCGTCGCTTCCAGCGAACCGCACAGCGCAGGCTTCAACGCCGAGCGGGCTGGATTCTATCAAAGCTGGCAGACTTCCGTTCTCGAAATCGAACGCGTCTTCGATACGACGCTGGCGGAGAACCCCGCGATTTCATTCGATATCGCCTTTTCGTTCGACATTCCCATTTCCATCATCGAAGATTTCCTGGTTGTAGAAATCCTGAAAGATGGCGAGACCGCCTGGCAATTGTTGGATATTAACGGCGACGGCCAAATTGTAACCGATCGGAATGCGCTGGGAACTGGCGTTCTTTCTACGGGTTCCTTCGATGGCTTATTCGGCCTATCGAATCCGCAGAAGGGGCCTTTCGATACGCTGACGAAAGAGGATTTTATCCATGTGGAAGCGAACCTTCCCGCGACGAAATCGTTGAAGATCGCATTGCGATTTCAAAGCGACGCCTCATTTACCGCCGAAGGCGCTTACCTCGATAACATCCAGGTTTACGACAAAGGCGCGAGCGCAGATAGTACGCCCACGCCCACTTTAGCGCCGACGCCCGCTCCAACCTTAACGCCGACGCCTACAGCCACGCCAACGCCGTGAACGGCAGCTATTGAATGGCGTTGGAGACGTCGAATTGCGCTTCGAGTACGGCGGCGCGCCAAACGCGGGGATTGCTATCCAGCGCCTTTTTCCGTTCGGCGGCGGCGTCCGCTTCGTTCTTCTCTTGCAAGATAAGAGATAGAAAATAATGGCCGAGAGCCTCCGAGGCTTCTCGCCGCCTATCGCTCGAGAGCATTTGCCGAGCGCGTTTCTCCAACTGTTCCATTAATCCTTGCGCCTCGTCGGCATGGCCGAGGGCGCGTTGCGCCAGGGCTTGGTAATAAGTTCCCAGGTTGGCTTTTCTATATTTTTCCTCAAGGATTTTTTGGCAATAATCCTTCGCCTTTTCCGTCTCGTTCACCGTCAAATAGGTTTTCGCCAGATTCCAATAGACATGAGCGCGAAAGTCCGGCGTTCGCGCTGCTACTTCCAGGTTATTGGGATAAAGGCAGGCGGCTTTATAATAGTTCAACGCTTCCGAGTAATTCTTTTTATCGAAGGCGGAATCGCCCAGTTTCTGATTGACCTCCATCCAGCAATAATGGATGCCGTAGCGTCCTTCCCAACTGTGAAAATGGCGGCGGCGGAGAATATCGTAAACCTCGGCCAATTCGCCCTCGCCGCCTGCGGCGAGTTGCAAGTCGATCAATCTTCCCAACAGATCGTCACGCTGCTGCGCGACCTCTTGCCGTTGCTTGAGTATAGCGAGCCGTTCGGCGGCGGGAACGTTCATAGCTTCGCATAGTTGATCGTATTCCAATAGGACGCAAGCGTCTTTTGGAACAAGTTCCATGGTTTTTCGATAGGCGCTTTGCGAGGCGCGCAAATCGTTTTTGAAATAACGCTCGCCGTAGGCGACATTGCGCCAAGCGAGAGCCAGAGTATTATCGCTCTCCGCCGCTTGGCGCCAATGAGCGAATCCCTCTTCCCGCTGGCTGCGCGAGTACAGAAGATTGCCGAGATAGAGATGGGCGCGGGCGTCATCGGGATGGCGGGCGAGAACCGCTTCCAGCGCCGCCTTCTCTTCCTGGCGGTGAGGATTGGCGTATTCCGCCGGTCCCTTGCGCGCTTGAGCGTAAAACTTTTCGGCGGAACCGCCGGACAGTTCCTTGCAATAACCTCGGAAATAATTGACCATTGGATAAATCACCGCTTCATCCTTGCCTTTTGCATAAAGGGCGAGGATGGCGTCCGCATCGTTGTATAGCCCCGCTTCGGCGTAAGCGGAGGCTAACTCCAGATAGTTTTGCACAGCGCCGCGCATTATGCTTTGCCATTCGCTTTTCCAAGCGGCGGCTTCATCGCCGTCCCTCAGCGCCTGCGTTTTTTCCCATCCGCCCATGAAGTGCATAGGATCGAGCGCCAGCGCTTTTACCGCCGCCGCGAGCGCTTGCCCTCGGTCGCCGAGACGTCTATACGCGGCAGCTTGCAGGGCGGGGATGTCGGCGAACTTGCCATTCTGGCAGACGGCATCTTCGAGTTTATCGATAGCGGCTCGATCGTTTCCCCGCAGCAGATCGATTTTCGCTAAGTTGAAATAGGCGCTTGAATAATAAGGATAAGAATAACTCGCCCGGAAAAAGGCGTCGTACGCCTTTGCAAAATCGCGTTGTCCCGCATACGCCAATCCCTGGCCGAAATAAAGGCGGGCGTCATCGTCGTTGCGCTCGCTGGCGGCGCTCAAGAAATCCAGCGCTTCGTTCCATTTCCCCTGCTTCAAGGCGAGGAATCCCATTTCCGCATTGGCGCGGGAATCTTTGGGATCGTTATTCAGCGCTTGCCGGTAATAGGTTTCCGCTTGTTTCGTGCGGCGGAATTTATCGAGCCATTCTCCCGTTTGCAGCAGTTCGTCCTGATTCATCTTTTGCGGATCGTCCGGTTCGGGTTTGCCTGCGGGAAGTTCCACTTTTTGCGGTTTTGCCTGTTGCAATTCAATGCGCAGATTCCCTTGAGAGTCGTAGACGGCGAGATGGAGGTCGTAGACCGTCGAATCCTCGCCAATCGCTTTTTCAATGGCGAATGGTTTATCCGGCGCCAAGTCCGCCGTAGTTTCCGAGAGAATTTCGCCGGTTTTTGTGTTTATTAAAACAATTTTGCATTGAGAAAAAACGCCCGTAGCGTAGACGCCCGCGAAGGTTTTTCCATCTTTAATATCCGTATTGACGGCGAAATCCTCATTGGCATTATGAACGCCGCGAGTATCGCGCACAGGAAACCAATAATCGTGGACGGTTTTGACTTCGTTCGGCTCAATCCAATGGTAATCAGGTTGATTGTCGCTGAAGGCGCCCGCCTGCGGCTCGAAATAAGGCCCGCCGCCTTCCGAGAGAATATCCTCCCAGATGCGCCCCGAAGGACCGGAACCCCATGTCCATAGTTTCTTGCCGGGCATGAGGCGATGATCGGCGGCGTGAATCATGCCCGCCTGCGCTTTATGATCGAAAACGCCGAACCAATCGCTGGGATTGTTAAAAGCAAAATAACTGCTGGCGTTGGGCGAGTTTTTCCACCAAGTCAGATCGACGCCGTCGTGAATAGGCCAATTCCAAAATTGATGCTTGCCGTGTCCGGCGGCGACGTCGCCGGGATATTGCGCCTGCATCCATTCGTTGGCGTGTACGGCGGAAGTAGCCCAAAACTGGAACGAATGGCGATGATTGGTGGGATTGATAAACTTGTAATCGCAGCGGACGTAACTGCGTCCGGGGAATACCGTCATTCCCACTAGCCATCTCATACGGAAGATCGGCTCCGTCTCGCCCACCCAAACCGTGGCGCTGCCGTCGGCGTTATGGACGATGCGGCGATCGACGGGCATGAAGCCGGAAGGCCTGTGTCCATGAGGAAAATTCCACTCGATGCCGCCGGAGATCCACGCGCCCGTCATGCTGATGAGGCCAGGCTTGATCGTACGCTGCCAATAGAGCCAGACGTAGCCGTTGGTCTTATCCACCGCTCCATGAAGCCGTCCGCCGATTTCGGGCAGGATGAGAATTTGGATATATTCGTTTTCCAAAAAGACGCCTTTGTAGGTCTTTTCGGTTTTTTTATCTGTGAGAACATCGTTAAGAGTGTAGGGATAAATATCCTCCCCCGCATCGTAAAAGTTGGGATGAATCTCCGGCGGACCGATTTCCCAAGTGGGAATGACGATCTCTTTCTCATAGGCGGAAACCTCGGCTTGCGCCAACGCGGAGGCGGAGAAAAGAAATAGAACCGAAAGGAATAGCATATTCGTTTTCATGATCTTCCTCATTCACGAATGGATCGATGAGACCTAACGCATATTCGCAAATAATTCCGTCCTTCGCAATGGATCGAGAATCTCCGTTCGCGCCTGTTTATTTGAATTTGTCTGGATGATATCGTTAGCGAAATGCTCTTTTGAAACGCGAGAGTAGAAGAGGCTTCCAGCCTCTTGATAGGAAGAAAAAGAGCCAGGATGGCTCTTCTACTTTTTCTACTTGCAATCGCTAAGAGCATTTTCTGAGTTGGACAGCTCGTCATGAAAGGGAGCCTCTATGGAACTATCCATTGCGGGATTGGATGTCGTTGTGATCGCTGGGTATTTGATCGCGATTGTGGGATTAGGCTGTTGGGCGGGATTGCGCCGCCGGGGAACGGAGGGAGAAGGTTATTTTCTCGCGGGAAAATCGTTGACGTGGCCGATTATCGGCCTGGCGCTGTTCTCCACCAATATCTCTACGATTCACTTGGTGAGCTTGGCGCAGGAAGGTTACGTCAACGGCCTGGCCTATGGCAATTTCGAATGGATGGCGGCGTTTACTTTGATGGCTTTGTCGCTCTTCTTCGCGCCGTTCTACATTCGTTCGGGCATCGCCACGCTTCCCGATTTTTTGGAGAAGCGCTACAACCGTTACTGCCGAGACTGGCTGGCCATCCTTTCCATTTTCTCCGCCATCTTCATTCACATCGGCTTCTCGCTCTACACTGGCGCCGTTGTGTTGCATGGCTTGTTCGGCATCGACCAAAATGTCAGCATCGTCGCCGTATCGGTTTTGACGGGCCTCTATACGATTCTAGGCGGACTATTGGCGGTGGTGTTGACGGAATCCATCCAAGCAGTGGTTTTGCTGTTCGGCGCGATCTGCGTTACGGCGATCGCCTATTACGATATTGGCGGCTGGAGCGGCCTTCGCGCCTCGGTGGAGCCGGTGAAACTAACTATTTTGCGCTCGGCGGACGATCCCAGCAATCTGCCTTGGTATTCCGTTTTCTTGGGCTATCCCGTGATTGGCCTGTGGTATTGGTGCGCCGACCAAACCATCGTGCAGCGTGTGTTGGGCGCCAAGGACGAGAATCACGCCCGGCTGGGGCCGCTCTTCGCTGGATTCATTAAAATTCTGCCGGTTTTTATTTTTGTACTTCCCGGCCTATTGTGCCTGGGTTTAATTCATCAAGGACAATTGATTAATCCGCCAGAAAAATCCGCCGATATCTACGCCTATATGATTGCCAATCTACTGCCGCCGGGATTGCGGGGATTAGCCGCCGCTTCTTTATTAGCCGCTTTGATGAGCACAGTTTCGGGCGCGCTCAACTCCACGGCCACGCTCTTCAGTTACGACATTTACAAGCGTTGGCGTCCCAATGTCTCCGATCATGCGTTGGTGCGTATGGGCCGTTGCGTAACGTTTCTGGCGATGGCGGCGGCGATTCTATGGTCGCCGCACATCGGGCGCTTCGAAAGCATCTTTCAAGGCATCAATGCTTTGATATGCTATATCGCTCCGCCCATTACCGCCGTTTTCGTGTGGGGCGTATTTTGGCGGCGCGCCTCTTCCA
Coding sequences within:
- a CDS encoding class I SAM-dependent methyltransferase; this encodes MTQQTDGMEFWEKAGEAGYLKAYGNSQSYRYVTMRIYDLALQIADRLVINENSSVLDIGCGDGLFSKEYLSKKYRHVTGYDFSHASIESAKTNCPANIHFERRDVSQLEFDPANRYDAAFLVGILHHVKKDAPGVIQRLSQVCPKIIVLEPVRNIIRILLECLPVYKEAGEDSFYFKDLCAIFHNASYRMTECHKIGFVPNFLPDKLLPLFKIIESIMERNRVLGLLCSVRAIGLIREE
- a CDS encoding DUF5107 domain-containing protein — encoded protein: MKTNMLFLSVLFLFSASALAQAEVSAYEKEIVIPTWEIGPPEIHPNFYDAGEDIYPYTLNDVLTDKKTEKTYKGVFLENEYIQILILPEIGGRLHGAVDKTNGYVWLYWQRTIKPGLISMTGAWISGGIEWNFPHGHRPSGFMPVDRRIVHNADGSATVWVGETEPIFRMRWLVGMTVFPGRSYVRCDYKFINPTNHRHSFQFWATSAVHANEWMQAQYPGDVAAGHGKHQFWNWPIHDGVDLTWWKNSPNASSYFAFNNPSDWFGVFDHKAQAGMIHAADHRLMPGKKLWTWGSGPSGRIWEDILSEGGGPYFEPQAGAFSDNQPDYHWIEPNEVKTVHDYWFPVRDTRGVHNANEDFAVNTDIKDGKTFAGVYATGVFSQCKIVLINTKTGEILSETTADLAPDKPFAIEKAIGEDSTVYDLHLAVYDSQGNLRIELQQAKPQKVELPAGKPEPDDPQKMNQDELLQTGEWLDKFRRTKQAETYYRQALNNDPKDSRANAEMGFLALKQGKWNEALDFLSAASERNDDDARLYFGQGLAYAGQRDFAKAYDAFFRASYSYPYYSSAYFNLAKIDLLRGNDRAAIDKLEDAVCQNGKFADIPALQAAAYRRLGDRGQALAAAVKALALDPMHFMGGWEKTQALRDGDEAAAWKSEWQSIMRGAVQNYLELASAYAEAGLYNDADAILALYAKGKDEAVIYPMVNYFRGYCKELSGGSAEKFYAQARKGPAEYANPHRQEEKAALEAVLARHPDDARAHLYLGNLLYSRSQREEGFAHWRQAAESDNTLALAWRNVAYGERYFKNDLRASQSAYRKTMELVPKDACVLLEYDQLCEAMNVPAAERLAILKQRQEVAQQRDDLLGRLIDLQLAAGGEGELAEVYDILRRRHFHSWEGRYGIHYCWMEVNQKLGDSAFDKKNYSEALNYYKAACLYPNNLEVAARTPDFRAHVYWNLAKTYLTVNETEKAKDYCQKILEEKYRKANLGTYYQALAQRALGHADEAQGLMEQLEKRARQMLSSDRRREASEALGHYFLSLILQEKNEADAAAERKKALDSNPRVWRAAVLEAQFDVSNAIQ
- a CDS encoding sodium:solute symporter, whose translation is MELSIAGLDVVVIAGYLIAIVGLGCWAGLRRRGTEGEGYFLAGKSLTWPIIGLALFSTNISTIHLVSLAQEGYVNGLAYGNFEWMAAFTLMALSLFFAPFYIRSGIATLPDFLEKRYNRYCRDWLAILSIFSAIFIHIGFSLYTGAVVLHGLFGIDQNVSIVAVSVLTGLYTILGGLLAVVLTESIQAVVLLFGAICVTAIAYYDIGGWSGLRASVEPVKLTILRSADDPSNLPWYSVFLGYPVIGLWYWCADQTIVQRVLGAKDENHARLGPLFAGFIKILPVFIFVLPGLLCLGLIHQGQLINPPEKSADIYAYMIANLLPPGLRGLAAASLLAALMSTVSGALNSTATLFSYDIYKRWRPNVSDHALVRMGRCVTFLAMAAAILWSPHIGRFESIFQGINALICYIAPPITAVFVWGVFWRRASSTGALMTLWWGAALGAVVFYLDWYKASTGWNVPFMMSAFYLFVICSAILILFSLAFPHRHTEESAALVWNHPLDALRGPAWPGIGNYKFVAAVLFITVSFLYYLFA